In Longimicrobium sp., a genomic segment contains:
- a CDS encoding DUF4332 domain-containing protein, which yields MEDTPQAGYPQIPLDMPVSGVTAATLTTGTTDPAVTISALQQQVTDLQLANTQLRSQLVTMQETELAYREKLVALQQTEITLREQLGQTQTQSGREPDDFASAVSHSLDTLQTRLSGLSNPLTDFAVREFSIDAKVAVNVTRLGTVEYRFIQPGEKVDPTAVSNVKMTVVPVPKQTQAGSWGPVEFTPSAGVDEIRGIGRQLRQQLNQEGIYTVGDLLHAGGRVRGTVELASLLEVDRYRVEEWLAHAQLLTIRDVDGRTAGVLYELGIRNLEQLAASNPETLAAEFNGQVQRTGRRRVNEVDAARVTPWIVAARNFLGQQPPAEPEPIPPASPQDSPA from the coding sequence ATGGAGGACACACCGCAGGCCGGCTATCCGCAGATCCCCCTGGACATGCCGGTGTCGGGGGTCACGGCGGCCACCCTCACCACCGGGACCACCGACCCGGCGGTCACCATCAGCGCGCTGCAGCAGCAGGTGACCGACCTGCAGCTGGCCAACACGCAGCTGCGCAGCCAGCTGGTGACCATGCAGGAAACGGAGCTGGCCTACCGCGAGAAGCTGGTGGCGCTGCAGCAGACCGAGATCACGCTGCGCGAGCAGCTGGGGCAGACGCAGACGCAGTCCGGCCGCGAGCCCGACGACTTCGCCAGCGCGGTCAGCCACTCGCTCGACACGCTGCAGACGCGGCTCTCGGGGCTCTCCAACCCGCTCACCGACTTCGCGGTGCGCGAGTTCTCGATCGACGCGAAGGTGGCGGTGAACGTGACGCGGCTGGGCACCGTGGAGTACCGCTTCATCCAGCCCGGCGAGAAGGTGGACCCCACCGCCGTCAGCAACGTGAAGATGACGGTGGTCCCGGTGCCCAAGCAGACGCAGGCGGGAAGCTGGGGCCCGGTGGAGTTCACGCCGTCGGCCGGGGTGGACGAGATCCGCGGGATCGGCAGGCAGCTCCGGCAGCAGCTGAACCAGGAGGGGATCTACACCGTGGGCGACCTGCTGCACGCCGGCGGCCGCGTCCGCGGCACGGTGGAGCTGGCCTCGCTGCTCGAGGTGGACCGCTACCGGGTGGAGGAGTGGCTGGCGCACGCGCAGCTGCTGACCATCCGCGACGTGGACGGACGCACCGCGGGGGTGCTGTACGAGCTGGGGATCCGCAACCTGGAGCAGCTGGCCGCGAGCAACCCCGAAACGCTGGCCGCGGAGTTCAACGGCCAGGTGCAGCGCACCGGCCGGCGCCGCGTGAACGAGGTCGACGCCGCGCGGGTGACGCCGTGGATCGTGGCGGCGCGCAACTTCCTGGGCCAGCAGCCGCCCGCGGAGCCAGAGCCCATCCCGCCGGCCTCGCCACAGGATTCACCGGCATAA
- a CDS encoding ABC transporter permease, with protein MSEVMVVMRREFLERVRSRSFVISTLVFPLFMAGMFALAARGGSGGGEHRIAMVDQAPAGVGQMVEQALTHPDAKSEDGNTYVVERIARPLDQVHASLVQRVAKKEIDGWLYLPPDLVRTSQADYRARNVANFNVLSDLRRATSRGVQAARLRESGIAPAQVAALVRPVELTTMQVTEQGEKGGSAVSRFFLSYIVGFLMYMMILFYGMNVLRSVLEEKTNKISEVIVSSMKASHLMLGKIVGVCAVALLQVAIWAALTAAVGMRGNTLAARFHVPPETFDVLHVPATAVAGLVGFFVLGFLLYSAVYAALGAAVNSEQEAQQFQMLAILPLIVPIMFVGRIVGDPLGQTATVLGLIPFTAPVTMAIRLATTTIPPLQIAASLALLVVTVWAVAWVAGKIYRVGILSTGKRPTLAELGQWLRAA; from the coding sequence ATGTCTGAGGTGATGGTGGTGATGCGCCGCGAGTTCCTGGAGCGCGTGCGCAGCCGGAGCTTCGTGATCTCCACGCTGGTGTTCCCGCTGTTCATGGCCGGGATGTTCGCGCTGGCCGCGCGCGGCGGCTCGGGCGGCGGCGAGCACAGGATCGCCATGGTGGACCAGGCGCCCGCCGGCGTGGGGCAGATGGTGGAGCAGGCGCTCACGCATCCCGACGCGAAGTCGGAAGACGGCAACACCTACGTGGTCGAGCGCATCGCCCGCCCGCTGGACCAGGTGCACGCCAGCCTGGTCCAGCGCGTGGCGAAGAAGGAGATCGACGGCTGGCTGTACCTTCCGCCGGACCTGGTGCGCACCAGCCAGGCCGACTACCGGGCCCGCAACGTGGCCAACTTCAACGTGCTGAGCGACCTGCGCCGCGCCACGTCGCGCGGGGTGCAGGCTGCGCGGCTGCGCGAGTCGGGGATCGCGCCGGCGCAGGTGGCGGCGCTGGTGCGGCCGGTGGAGCTCACCACCATGCAGGTGACCGAGCAGGGCGAGAAGGGCGGCAGCGCCGTGTCGCGCTTCTTCCTCAGCTACATCGTGGGCTTCCTGATGTACATGATGATCCTGTTCTACGGGATGAACGTGCTGCGGAGCGTGCTGGAGGAGAAGACGAACAAGATCAGCGAGGTGATCGTCAGCTCCATGAAGGCCAGCCACCTGATGCTGGGGAAGATCGTGGGCGTGTGCGCGGTGGCCCTGCTGCAGGTGGCCATCTGGGCCGCCCTCACCGCCGCGGTGGGGATGCGCGGGAACACGCTGGCCGCGCGCTTCCACGTGCCGCCGGAGACCTTCGACGTGCTGCACGTGCCGGCAACGGCCGTGGCGGGGCTGGTCGGCTTCTTCGTGCTCGGCTTCCTGCTGTACTCGGCCGTGTACGCGGCGCTGGGCGCGGCGGTGAACAGCGAGCAGGAGGCGCAGCAGTTCCAGATGCTGGCCATCCTGCCGCTGATCGTGCCCATCATGTTCGTGGGCCGCATCGTGGGCGACCCGCTGGGGCAGACGGCCACGGTCCTGGGGCTCATCCCCTTCACCGCGCCGGTGACGATGGCCATCCGGCTCGCGACCACGACCATTCCGCCGCTGCAGATCGCCGCGTCGCTGGCGCTGCTGGTGGTGACGGTGTGGGCCGTGGCCTGGGTCGCCGGGAAGATCTACCGCGTCGGCATCCTCAGCACCGGCAAGCGCCCGACGCTGGCCGAGCTGGGCCAGTGGCTCCGCGCCGCGTAG
- a CDS encoding ABC transporter ATP-binding protein, whose protein sequence is MNDALILDGVSKRFSGHTAVDDLSLSVPPGTIYGILGPNGAGKSTTLRMVMNIIARDSGRVSLLGADPATDRTVLRRVGFLPEERGIYRKMKVIDVIVFFAELKGADRRKARVDGEQWLERMGLGDWKLAKVETLSKGMQQKVQFIATVIHDPDLLILDEPQSGLDPVNQEVLRDTMLSARDRGKTVIFSTHNMEQAEQMCEAVCIIAQGKKVLDGRLKDVRRENLGNRWYVEFDPATEAARAFMARETRFGAVTPHREGWRIELDGDPRALMGALAQLDAPVVRFEREQKSLHEIFIDRVGGAVTPNRRPEVAHV, encoded by the coding sequence ATGAACGACGCATTGATCCTGGACGGAGTATCGAAGCGGTTCTCCGGCCACACCGCCGTCGACGACCTGAGCCTGAGCGTGCCCCCGGGCACCATCTACGGCATCCTGGGCCCCAACGGCGCAGGCAAGAGCACCACGCTGCGGATGGTGATGAACATCATCGCCCGCGACTCGGGGCGCGTCTCGCTGCTGGGCGCCGACCCCGCCACCGACCGCACGGTGCTGCGCCGCGTGGGCTTCCTTCCCGAGGAGCGCGGCATCTACCGGAAGATGAAGGTGATCGACGTAATCGTCTTCTTCGCCGAGCTGAAGGGCGCCGACCGCCGCAAGGCGCGGGTAGACGGCGAGCAGTGGCTGGAGCGGATGGGGCTGGGCGACTGGAAGCTGGCGAAGGTCGAAACGCTGTCGAAGGGGATGCAGCAGAAGGTGCAGTTCATCGCCACCGTCATCCACGACCCCGACCTGCTGATCCTGGACGAGCCGCAGTCCGGCCTGGACCCGGTGAACCAGGAGGTGCTGCGCGACACCATGCTCTCGGCCCGCGACCGCGGGAAGACGGTGATCTTCAGCACCCACAACATGGAGCAGGCCGAGCAGATGTGCGAGGCGGTGTGCATCATCGCGCAGGGGAAGAAGGTGCTGGACGGGCGGCTGAAGGACGTGCGGCGCGAGAACCTGGGCAACCGCTGGTACGTGGAGTTCGATCCGGCCACCGAGGCCGCGCGCGCCTTCATGGCGCGCGAGACGCGCTTCGGCGCGGTGACGCCCCACCGCGAGGGGTGGCGCATCGAGCTGGACGGCGACCCGCGCGCGCTGATGGGCGCGCTGGCGCAGCTGGACGCCCCCGTGGTGCGCTTCGAGCGCGAGCAGAAGAGCCTCCACGAGATCTTCATCGATCGCGTGGGCGGCGCCGTGACCCCCAACCGCCGTCCCGAGGTGGCCCATGTCTGA
- a CDS encoding alpha/beta hydrolase, protein MATRIHQTIRSERAVPGGRRLEVEFRTTGESIPAILLLPETSPSGGVLLLHGYSSRREHMAEGVGESLQRHGLASLSIDLPLHGTRHDPLQAQAARNPLAIFGLWRQAQREVKLALHYLAARPEVDRGCLGVAGYSLGSFLAVMLAADEPSVRAVVLAAGGDLPAETPLALAARAVADPMRAVRRLDGRPLLMIHGRNDRTMKPEQARRLFEAAREPKEIRWWNAGHRLPPDAIDYAADWLVRQLGRPKEQRAAG, encoded by the coding sequence ATGGCTACCAGGATCCATCAGACCATCCGGAGCGAGCGCGCGGTCCCCGGCGGGCGGCGGCTGGAGGTGGAGTTCCGCACCACCGGCGAGTCGATCCCCGCCATCCTGCTCCTTCCCGAGACGTCGCCGTCGGGCGGGGTGCTGCTGCTGCACGGGTACTCGTCGCGGCGCGAGCACATGGCCGAGGGCGTGGGCGAGTCGCTGCAGCGCCACGGGCTGGCCAGCCTGTCCATCGACCTGCCGCTGCACGGCACCCGGCACGACCCGCTGCAGGCGCAGGCGGCGCGCAACCCGCTGGCCATCTTCGGCCTGTGGCGGCAGGCGCAGCGCGAGGTGAAGCTGGCGCTGCACTACCTGGCCGCGCGGCCCGAGGTGGACCGCGGGTGCCTGGGCGTGGCGGGCTACTCGCTCGGCAGCTTCCTGGCCGTGATGCTGGCGGCCGACGAGCCCTCGGTGCGCGCCGTGGTCCTGGCCGCCGGCGGCGACCTTCCCGCGGAGACGCCGCTCGCGCTGGCTGCCCGCGCCGTGGCCGACCCCATGCGGGCGGTGCGCCGGCTGGACGGGCGCCCGCTGCTGATGATCCACGGCAGGAACGATCGCACGATGAAGCCGGAGCAGGCCCGGCGCCTGTTCGAGGCCGCGCGGGAGCCCAAGGAGATCCGCTGGTGGAACGCGGGCCACCGCCTCCCGCCGGACGCCATCGACTACGCCGCCGACTGGCTGGTGCGCCAGCTCGGCCGCCCCAAGGAGCAGCGCGCCGCGGGGTGA
- a CDS encoding VPS10 domain-containing protein — MIRARRGLFAALAVLAAASPSPACAQVSPRIFGGLHWRTIGPFRGGRTVAAVGVPSRPGVFYIGANNGGVWMTNDYGRVWRPIFDDQATGSIGAIAISESNPDVVYVGSGEGLQRPDLSTGDGIFKSTDGGRTWALLGLADARQVPQIVVDPRDPDRVFAAVLGHPYGPNAERGIFRSTDGGRTWQKVLYRDENTGGMDLALDPSNPQTVFAVLWSARQAPWEIGGSYTLSRNNGLYRSTDGGTTWRQITNGIPSAADGLGRIGIEVSRSDPRRMYAVIGARRGGGLYRSDDAGESWHLQNPDPRLWGRDGDFNEVRADTKNPDVVYVANVVTWKSTDGGKTFEAFRGAPGGDDYHRLWIDPNNSRVILNAADQGAIITVNGGETWSSWYNQPTAQIYHLSTDNSFPYNIYGSQQESGSVGIASRGNDGEITFREWHPVGAEEYGYVVPDPLDPNIVYGGKLNRWDRRTGQVQDVAPRAFRENGYRVVRTEPVVFSPADPHTLYFASNAVWKTMDGGAHWTQISPDLTREQYAVPANLGAFVGEDPEKGHHRGVVYALAPSPLDAGRIWAGTDDGQIHVTSDGGAHWRNVTPPQLVPWAKVSVIEASRFDTAVAYAAINTFRLDDLRPHLLRTRDGGRTWQEIVAGIPNAGITNAIREDPVRRGLLYAGTEREVYVSFDDGDHWQSLRLNMPASSIRDLVVHDQDLIAGTHGRGFWILDDVTPLRQLDARTEMAGAMLVRPHDAVRARWNTYTDTPLPPDEPMGQNPPDGAVIDYWLGRATSAPVTLEIVDAAGHVVRRYASTDSVTSVRTEGNVPWYWVRPPQRLSGEAGMHRFVWDLHHAPPAVLERAYPISATPRDTPKEPRGPWALPGAYTVRLTVDGRAYTQPLTVRMDPRVRTPMPALAQQLDVALRLADGLRRDSEALGQLRGVRTQLTALKGKGAAELQTGIATFDQRAAALDEGDDEPAAAGAPMSLAQLNGDLATLYALVESADAAPTSQALEAVDQRLRALDVALAAWRALQQQDLDQLNRRLRAAGITPVAVRALPEPDDPDKPAEEEEDEP; from the coding sequence ATGATCCGTGCACGCCGCGGCCTGTTCGCCGCACTGGCCGTCCTCGCGGCCGCATCTCCATCTCCCGCCTGCGCGCAGGTGAGCCCGCGGATCTTCGGGGGGCTGCACTGGCGCACGATCGGGCCGTTCCGCGGCGGGCGCACGGTCGCCGCCGTGGGCGTGCCGTCGCGGCCGGGGGTGTTCTACATCGGCGCCAACAACGGCGGCGTGTGGATGACGAACGACTACGGCCGCGTCTGGCGCCCCATCTTCGACGACCAGGCGACCGGCTCCATCGGCGCCATCGCCATCTCCGAATCGAACCCGGACGTCGTCTACGTCGGGAGCGGCGAGGGGCTGCAGCGGCCCGACCTCTCCACCGGCGACGGCATCTTCAAATCGACGGACGGCGGCAGGACGTGGGCGCTCCTGGGGCTCGCCGACGCGCGGCAGGTGCCGCAGATCGTCGTCGATCCGCGCGATCCGGACCGCGTCTTTGCCGCCGTGCTCGGGCATCCGTACGGGCCCAACGCGGAGCGCGGCATCTTCCGCTCGACCGATGGCGGGCGGACATGGCAGAAGGTGCTGTATCGCGACGAGAACACGGGCGGGATGGACCTGGCGCTCGATCCGTCGAACCCGCAGACGGTGTTCGCCGTGCTGTGGTCCGCGCGGCAGGCGCCGTGGGAGATCGGCGGCTCGTACACGCTTTCGCGCAACAACGGGCTGTACAGGTCCACCGACGGCGGGACGACGTGGCGGCAGATCACCAACGGCATCCCCTCCGCGGCCGACGGTCTGGGGCGGATCGGGATCGAGGTGAGCCGCAGCGACCCGCGGCGGATGTACGCGGTGATCGGCGCGCGGCGCGGCGGCGGGCTGTACCGCTCCGATGACGCCGGCGAGAGCTGGCATCTGCAGAACCCCGATCCGCGCCTCTGGGGACGCGATGGGGACTTCAACGAGGTGCGCGCCGACACGAAGAACCCGGACGTGGTCTACGTCGCCAACGTGGTCACCTGGAAGTCGACGGACGGCGGGAAGACCTTCGAGGCGTTCCGCGGCGCGCCCGGCGGCGACGACTACCACCGGCTCTGGATCGACCCCAACAACTCGCGCGTGATCCTGAACGCGGCGGACCAGGGCGCCATCATCACCGTGAACGGCGGCGAGACCTGGAGCTCGTGGTACAACCAGCCGACCGCGCAGATCTACCATCTCTCCACCGACAACTCGTTCCCCTACAACATCTACGGCTCGCAGCAGGAGAGCGGGTCGGTGGGCATCGCCAGCCGCGGCAACGACGGCGAGATCACCTTCCGCGAGTGGCACCCGGTGGGCGCGGAGGAATACGGCTACGTGGTGCCCGATCCGCTGGACCCCAACATCGTGTACGGCGGCAAGCTGAACCGCTGGGACCGGCGCACCGGTCAGGTGCAGGACGTGGCGCCGCGCGCCTTCCGCGAGAACGGCTACCGCGTGGTGCGCACCGAGCCGGTCGTCTTCTCTCCCGCCGACCCGCACACGCTGTACTTCGCCAGCAACGCGGTGTGGAAGACGATGGACGGCGGCGCGCACTGGACGCAGATCTCCCCCGACCTGACGCGCGAGCAGTACGCCGTCCCCGCGAACCTCGGCGCCTTCGTGGGCGAGGACCCGGAGAAGGGGCACCACCGTGGCGTAGTCTACGCGCTCGCGCCGAGTCCGCTGGACGCGGGGCGCATCTGGGCGGGGACGGACGACGGGCAGATCCACGTGACCTCGGACGGCGGCGCGCACTGGCGCAACGTCACCCCGCCGCAGCTGGTCCCCTGGGCGAAGGTGTCGGTGATCGAGGCGTCGCGCTTCGACACGGCCGTCGCCTACGCCGCCATCAACACCTTCCGGCTGGACGACCTGCGTCCGCACCTCCTCCGCACGCGCGACGGCGGGAGGACGTGGCAGGAGATCGTGGCGGGGATTCCGAACGCGGGGATCACCAACGCCATCCGCGAGGACCCTGTGCGCCGTGGCCTGCTCTACGCGGGAACGGAGCGCGAGGTGTACGTCTCGTTCGACGACGGCGATCACTGGCAGTCGCTGCGGCTGAACATGCCGGCGTCGTCCATCCGCGACCTCGTGGTCCACGACCAGGACCTGATCGCCGGCACGCACGGCCGCGGCTTCTGGATCCTGGACGATGTGACGCCGCTGCGGCAGTTGGACGCGCGGACGGAGATGGCCGGGGCGATGCTCGTCCGCCCGCACGACGCCGTCCGCGCGCGCTGGAACACGTACACCGACACGCCGCTGCCGCCGGACGAGCCGATGGGCCAGAACCCGCCCGACGGCGCGGTGATCGACTACTGGCTGGGCCGCGCCACCTCGGCGCCCGTGACGCTGGAGATCGTGGACGCGGCGGGGCACGTCGTCCGCCGCTACGCGAGCACCGACTCGGTGACGTCCGTGCGCACGGAGGGGAACGTGCCCTGGTACTGGGTGCGCCCGCCGCAGCGGCTGTCGGGCGAGGCGGGGATGCACCGCTTCGTGTGGGACCTGCACCACGCGCCGCCCGCCGTGCTGGAGCGCGCGTACCCCATCTCCGCCACGCCGCGCGACACGCCGAAGGAGCCGCGCGGGCCGTGGGCGCTCCCCGGCGCGTACACGGTGCGGCTGACGGTGGACGGGCGCGCGTACACGCAGCCGCTCACGGTGCGCATGGACCCGCGCGTGCGGACGCCGATGCCCGCGCTGGCGCAGCAGCTGGACGTGGCGCTGCGGCTGGCGGACGGGCTGCGCCGCGACAGCGAGGCGCTGGGCCAGCTCCGCGGCGTGCGCACGCAGCTGACCGCGCTGAAGGGAAAGGGCGCGGCCGAGCTGCAGACCGGCATCGCCACCTTCGACCAGCGCGCCGCCGCGCTCGACGAGGGCGACGACGAACCGGCGGCGGCCGGCGCGCCGATGAGCCTGGCGCAGCTGAACGGCGACCTGGCCACGCTCTACGCGCTGGTCGAGAGCGCCGACGCCGCGCCCACCAGCCAGGCGCTCGAGGCCGTGGACCAGCGTCTCCGCGCGCTGGACGTGGCGCTCGCGGCGTGGCGCGCGCTGCAGCAGCAGGACCTCGACCAGCTGAACCGCCGGCTCCGCGCCGCCGGCATCACCCCCGTGGCCGTACGCGCCCTCCCCGAGCCCGACGACCCGGACAAGCCCGCGGAGGAGGAAGAGGACGAGCCGTGA
- a CDS encoding sterol desaturase family protein, which translates to MGIILFSIPFFFVLMGVELAYAAWSRRRLFRLNDSIADLSCGILSQVSGVFSKLFAIGIYVWAWRRLAVQRWLPAVPMWADGAPFARSAAFPGFAANARELAAWTAAFVLVDLAYYWSHRLSHEINLLWAGHVVHHSSEEYNLAVALRQSSIHGLFTWVFYVPLALIGIPPATYVTCYALNLLYQFWIHTRAVGRMGRWTERVMNTPSHHRVHHGRNPRYLDRNHAGVLIVWDRLFGTFQAEEEEPVYGITKPLRSWNPLWANVHGFVEIARDAMRARSWRDRWMYVAGPPGWRSAAEGGSAAPPQVAAEVAEAWDPVVPAGLAAYGFAQFAAALAGSFALLLNAASMPGAHVAAAGFYVAISLAGVGGVFESAKWAGPIETARLLVLGAACALLGWMGAIPVSAAAAGVAFCAVSLAWFLPRRAALTETELAPIM; encoded by the coding sequence ATGGGCATCATCCTCTTCTCCATCCCCTTCTTCTTCGTCCTGATGGGCGTGGAGCTGGCCTATGCGGCGTGGTCGCGGCGGCGGCTCTTCCGGCTGAACGACTCCATCGCCGACCTGAGCTGCGGCATCCTGAGCCAGGTCTCGGGCGTGTTCTCCAAGCTGTTCGCGATCGGGATCTACGTCTGGGCGTGGCGCCGTCTGGCCGTGCAGCGCTGGCTTCCCGCTGTCCCCATGTGGGCGGACGGGGCGCCGTTCGCGCGCAGCGCCGCCTTCCCCGGCTTCGCGGCGAACGCGCGCGAGCTGGCGGCGTGGACGGCGGCGTTCGTGCTCGTGGACCTGGCGTACTACTGGAGCCACCGGCTGTCGCACGAGATCAACCTGCTGTGGGCGGGGCACGTGGTGCACCACAGCAGCGAGGAGTACAACCTGGCGGTCGCGCTGCGGCAGAGCTCCATCCACGGGCTGTTCACCTGGGTGTTCTACGTGCCGCTGGCGCTGATCGGCATCCCGCCGGCCACGTACGTCACCTGCTACGCGCTCAACCTGCTGTACCAGTTCTGGATCCACACCCGCGCGGTCGGCCGGATGGGGCGATGGACGGAGAGGGTGATGAACACGCCGTCGCACCACCGCGTGCACCACGGGCGCAATCCCAGGTACCTGGACCGCAACCACGCGGGCGTGCTGATCGTGTGGGACCGCCTGTTCGGGACCTTCCAGGCGGAGGAAGAGGAGCCGGTCTACGGCATCACGAAGCCGCTGCGGAGCTGGAATCCGTTGTGGGCCAACGTCCACGGCTTCGTGGAGATCGCCCGTGACGCCATGCGCGCGCGCAGCTGGCGCGACCGGTGGATGTACGTCGCCGGGCCGCCGGGGTGGCGCTCCGCCGCCGAGGGTGGCTCCGCCGCGCCGCCCCAGGTCGCCGCGGAGGTGGCGGAGGCGTGGGACCCCGTCGTCCCCGCCGGGCTGGCGGCGTACGGGTTCGCGCAGTTCGCGGCGGCGCTGGCGGGGAGCTTCGCGCTGCTGCTGAACGCGGCGTCGATGCCGGGCGCGCACGTCGCCGCGGCGGGCTTCTACGTCGCCATCAGCCTGGCCGGCGTGGGCGGCGTGTTCGAGTCCGCGAAGTGGGCCGGCCCGATCGAGACGGCGCGGCTGCTGGTTCTCGGCGCCGCGTGCGCGCTGCTGGGATGGATGGGCGCGATCCCCGTTTCCGCCGCGGCGGCGGGCGTGGCGTTCTGCGCCGTCTCGCTCGCCTGGTTCCTCCCCCGCCGCGCCGCCCTCACCGAAACCGAGCTCGCGCCGATCATGTGA
- a CDS encoding GAF domain-containing sensor histidine kinase, translated as MRATRIARPLPRSLREPADALLLPRDHAPRRTRPVATGRTERTIALLEMRAGVAAAANLGGTAAGALRTALQEICTRLGWQAGRAVVLDAAGRATDVLWHGSPRRFAAFREASMAVAAADGRGVAGRALAAGGPVWAADVDEDPTLAVWLAARQAGLRSALAFPVMAAGRAVAVVEAWASQNEAEDAAVLDACVFAARQLGAAFEREAERAALRAEADSLRAVVAAAPAGAVAFGADGEPALWSSVAAELLGGSPESGGWQPVRKAAGEAIRAGRPSTLSLRTAGDRPLKLRLSPVTVADGAQGAAGWVWKQRAARPAAPAPAVQAETASRWADQALATVAHDLRSPLTGITLAAETLLRAKSAGGEQGPEAMLLGSICNAAERMREMVNDLLDASRVDGGAIPIAPREVELGALLRDAADAQRLQAADRGIALSVEEFPACTVAADARRVAQVFQNLVGNALAHTPGGGRVTLSAAIRGGEVRVSVRDTGRGIAAADLPRVFERFWRAADARGKGAGLGLSIVRGIVEAHGGTVRADSTVGEGTTMTFTLPLAEELAMAA; from the coding sequence ATGCGCGCCACCCGAATCGCCCGCCCCCTCCCCCGCTCCCTCCGCGAGCCGGCCGACGCCCTCCTCCTCCCCCGCGACCACGCCCCCCGGCGGACGCGTCCCGTCGCGACCGGGCGGACGGAGCGGACGATCGCGCTGCTGGAGATGCGGGCAGGCGTGGCCGCCGCCGCGAACCTGGGCGGCACCGCGGCTGGCGCGCTCCGGACGGCGCTGCAGGAGATCTGCACGCGGCTCGGCTGGCAGGCCGGGCGGGCGGTGGTGCTGGACGCCGCCGGGCGCGCTACGGACGTGCTGTGGCACGGCTCGCCCCGCCGCTTCGCCGCGTTCCGCGAGGCGTCGATGGCGGTGGCCGCGGCGGACGGGCGCGGCGTGGCCGGGCGCGCGCTGGCGGCCGGCGGGCCGGTGTGGGCGGCGGACGTGGACGAGGACCCCACGCTGGCGGTGTGGCTCGCGGCGCGGCAGGCGGGGCTTCGGAGCGCGCTCGCCTTTCCGGTGATGGCGGCGGGGCGCGCGGTGGCGGTCGTGGAAGCGTGGGCCTCGCAGAACGAGGCGGAGGACGCCGCCGTGCTCGACGCCTGCGTCTTCGCCGCACGCCAGCTCGGCGCCGCGTTCGAGCGCGAGGCCGAGCGCGCCGCCCTCCGCGCCGAGGCCGATTCGCTGCGCGCGGTGGTCGCCGCGGCGCCGGCGGGCGCGGTCGCCTTCGGGGCCGACGGCGAGCCGGCGCTCTGGTCGTCCGTCGCGGCGGAGCTGCTGGGCGGCTCGCCGGAAAGCGGCGGATGGCAGCCGGTGCGCAAGGCCGCGGGCGAGGCGATCCGCGCCGGCCGCCCGTCCACGCTGAGCCTGCGGACCGCGGGCGACCGCCCGCTGAAGCTGCGCCTGTCCCCCGTCACCGTGGCGGACGGGGCGCAGGGAGCGGCCGGCTGGGTGTGGAAGCAGCGCGCGGCGCGCCCCGCCGCCCCGGCGCCCGCTGTGCAGGCGGAGACGGCGTCGCGCTGGGCCGACCAGGCGCTGGCCACCGTCGCGCACGACCTGCGCAGCCCGCTCACCGGCATCACCCTGGCGGCGGAGACGCTGCTGCGCGCGAAGTCGGCCGGCGGGGAGCAGGGCCCCGAGGCCATGCTGCTGGGCTCCATCTGCAATGCCGCCGAGCGGATGCGCGAGATGGTGAACGACCTGCTCGATGCGTCGCGGGTGGACGGCGGCGCCATCCCCATCGCCCCGCGCGAGGTGGAGCTGGGCGCGCTGCTGCGGGACGCGGCGGACGCGCAGCGGCTCCAGGCGGCCGACCGGGGAATCGCCCTGAGCGTGGAGGAGTTCCCGGCCTGCACGGTGGCGGCGGACGCGCGGCGGGTGGCGCAGGTGTTCCAGAACCTGGTCGGCAACGCGCTGGCGCACACCCCCGGCGGCGGCCGGGTGACGCTCTCCGCCGCCATCCGCGGCGGCGAGGTGCGGGTCTCGGTGCGCGACACCGGTCGCGGCATCGCGGCGGCGGACCTGCCGCGCGTGTTCGAGCGCTTCTGGCGCGCGGCGGACGCCCGCGGCAAGGGCGCGGGGCTCGGCCTCTCCATCGTGCGCGGTATCGTCGAGGCGCACGGCGGCACCGTCCGCGCCGACAGCACGGTCGGCGAGGGCACCACGATGACCTTCACCCTCCCGCTCGCCGAGGAGCTGGCGATGGCGGCGTGA